The following DNA comes from Rhea pennata isolate bPtePen1 chromosome 22, bPtePen1.pri, whole genome shotgun sequence.
atggggctgtgctgtggggctgaggctgtgctgtggggctgaGCTTAGGCTGTAGGGCTGTCTTGGCTGTAGAGCCAGGCTGTAGGGTCACGGTCAGGTTGTaggggctggctgtggggcagggctgtgcAGTCAGGGCCTGGCTATTGGGCTGGGctgtagggcagagctgtggggcctggctgtggggctgggttTAGGCTGTGTGGCTGAGCTGTGAGGCCAGGGCTTGGCtatggggctgggctgtggggctgAGATTAGGTTGTAGGGCTGAGTCATGGCTGTAGAGCCAGGCTGTAGGGTCACAGCCAGGCTGTaggggctggctgtggggcagggctgtgcAGTCAGGgcctggctgtggggctggggttATCTGCAGGTTCACAATCAGGTTTGACTGTAGAGCTGGGACCTCCTGCAgtgctggggctgtgctgtggggctggagaCCCAAGCAGGGTCTGCCCCCTGGCCTGCCCCACTGTGCTGTGGGGCCACAGGCTCCcgccagctctgctctgctgcgcCATGGGGGCTGCGAGGGAGCAGCCCGTCCCTGACTGCCATTtcccctgcagccctccagcagctcaggcAGCCCCCGCCTAAAATGTGCCAGATTTAAACATCGCGGGTCACCTCCTCATGGTAAATCTCCAATATATAGAGAAGCTGCTGGAGCGACACGGCCCCTCGCTGGGGAGAGTCCGACTGTGACTCCTGGCAGGTGgtttggctttttattttcaagctgtACAGTGGTGATAGTCGATAGCGGCTTTGGTGCATTTGGGAATCCCTCTTTGGAGGATGCGGGATTTCAGCTTTTagctttctgtatttattttgttgccTTGGAGTTTATTTGTTCGACATGGTAAATCAAACAACCCCCTCCCCGACCTTCCCCCcctccatccccttgacacacTCCTAGGAGACTCTGATGAGTCACTCGCGTCCGCGTTGCTGCTGGCCGTGGCTCTGCCTGCGCTCTGCCTGCGCACGAGATAAACAGACCACCAAAGCGCGGCCGAGGGACGGATCCGGAGCTCCTGGAACAGCTTCGTCCCGCTGGCTCGTCAGGGCGCGCCTGTACGCCGCGGCTGTGCGCTGTCTTTGCTAGGCGCTAACTTACTGATAGTTTCCATTTCACTGAGACAAGAGGTGGAGGAGGAATTAGTGTTAAATAACGCACCATGGGCAAGAGGCCCGAGAACGTCTATTTTCTGACTCTTTCTTACTTGATGAGGGCAGGGGAGCCTGAGTGCAGGTATCCTGCTTGGAGTAACGGACAACTtgtgcatttgaaaaaatatgctGGGCTATAAAGGTAGATTCAcagtcttcttttttcctgaagagtgctgaaaaagcaaaataaaccaaCCACTGATGGTGTAGGttgctcctttttttgtttgctttgaagtGTTTAGTAGCAGGCAGGTCTGGAAATACCTTTTACAGTTACTGGAGAGTGCCAGATGATCTCATgcaacatttgcattttcttcctttgaccAATCCTGCTACATAAACCTTAAAGAAGGAGGAAGATAAGTGTCCCTTGTCTCAGTTCTCCAGGATATTGTTGCAAGGCTAATGACACTTGCCAGCTCTCTAGGCTTTTTGGCTGCTTAGTCTTTGGAAAGCAAAGTGGTCTGAATGAAGCTTAAGTTGGGAAATGCGGTAGTGTTTGGCTTCATCTTTAATGGAAGGTCTATATCAAGCTCAATCAATCAAGTAAAACAGCTTTTGATCTGCAGCAAAGTCAAAATGAGTTTCTCTACGTTGAATCAGATATACTCAACCTCAAgggtcttttaaaaaaagagatcttttaaaaaatgaagtgtgaTCAGTCTTGCTTTAAAGTCCACACTGGGAACTTAATCTTGCAGCGCAGGAACAGCATAAAGGCCAGATCTGTACTTTGAAGCTCACTCATCTGCCATTTCCATTAAGTTTCTagtgtcagggaaaaaaaaagaaaagaaaagaaaatctgtctttaGGTTGAAAAGCGTGCAACTTCCTAGGGCTATAGGTCAAGTTTAAATGATCTGTGACAAAACtagcatatataaatatatcctGCTCTCTCTGAATCTGCTGAACCATGGGATTGCTGTCTGCCTACACTCTGATATACCAGATTTGTTACTATTATTAGATAATATACAGCATGGAAGTGGAAGCTCTGGGGAACTTAAACTCTCTAGAAGCCTTCTGGCCAGTTCCTgtaacttttccctctcctgccccaTCTGCAGGTGTCTTGAGAAGCAATGGCCACAGCGGCTCTTCTGAACTTAGCACCATCCGACCACCAATTCCCTTCaagcacagcagctgctttcttttggaCAAACGCTACGAACATGCACGTGACCAGGCCAAAATCTGCTAAGGGACGCACGCGGTCAAGCTTCAATTACTCTCCCCGAGTGGAAGCCTATCCTCGCAGAGTGCCATCTTCCCCTCCGCCGGCAGCTGCCCATGAATTGGCAAACAGCCGGAGAACGTCGTCGACAAAACCGCCATTCCCGTCTGGCCAGGTGTCTCCTGAAGAAATCCCGGAGCTCCTGCAGCAAGTGCCTTTGAGGACCTCCTCTTCCCTGAACAAGTACAGGGTGCTCCCTTCCATTGGCAGGAAAGGCTTGGGAAACAGTGCCGTGGAAATCGTAACCGAGCAGACCAGCAGACTCAAAATGAGTAGGGGACAGGAGGAAGCGCCGAAAATCAAACCTCTTTCTAGAGAACAAGGATCTGCCAGCATGTTGTCAGAAACTGAAGAACCTACTGAAGAAGGCGCATGTGTTCAGTGTCCTCCTTCTGCGAAGCCAGGAGGGAAAACGAGACAAGAGAACTCTTCGTTGTCCACTTTCAATTTGGAAGACCCATCGAAAAAAGAGCCAAGTTTGCTGCTTGCTATTAGATCTCCTTCTGGTCAAAGATTTGAGCATCATTTCAAGCCCACAGACAGTCTTCAGACAGTCCTTGCTGTGGCAGAACAGAAAACCAGCACCAAATACAAACACTGTAGTGTTGAAACCATGGAGGTACCTAGGAGGAGTTTTTCTGACCTTACGAGGTCCCTCCAAGAGTGTGGAATCCTCCACAAGTCAGTGTTGTGCATCCTACAGAAAGAGCAGCCGGAGGCAGATCTCCTGGGGTGCGAGGACTGCAGCACAGATCCCGTCGTGCCTCTGTAGGTAGTTCTGCTGAGTGCGATGCTTTGCTTCTTGTCACGCGGCCTAAAAACTGAAACAGTCTGAAGTTTCGTGGGCCTCCTCCTTAATCTTACCGTCTTCCAAAAGCTTCCTTTGAAGTAGACTTGTGTATGTAAAAGGAGTGCGTTGAAATATTGCTTATACCTACCGCATTAACTgaatctctctatatatttttttaacatgtacAATCATAAATTACTTCTTGAGCACCACCAGCCTTTGACCTTTTTGCGACggtccattttcttctttgaagacTGAGGTTTCTTGATGCATTCTTTCCTCGGAGCAGGAGACCTCTTCCGTCGTCTTGTTTGTATTTCAGGAATGTACCACTTCCCAGAAGGGATTCTGATTCAGAATAGCATATTTGGGAAGACAGAAACAGAACTGTTATACTTTGTGTGACTGTCTTCAGGAGATCATCATCCTAAAGCATGTTCTTAACCTCAAAAGTGACTGAGCCACAATCAGATCTGAAAACCATCTGAAAAGAAGAGCAACAACACGTTAGAGTTAGTGGATTAGTGTGAGGCATTAAATACAAGGTCAGTGGTAATATACCTTTGAGAGCTCAGCTATACCTGGATAACCTCAGTGCCTCTTTTATATTGTCCTTGCTAGAACAAGTGATTAATTTTTGGCTGTGTTGGGAGAGTAGTAGGATTTTCTCCCTctttagtttgttttcttctgtcattcAACTGGCATGACTTGCAGTTAAAAACAGATTGCCTCCCTGGGAAATAAATACTGCCATTCAACACTTCTGCAACTGAAATGAGTTAGCTCAAGAAAGTAATGCTTTgggagtttgttttttttttaatatattaattggATTTGGCTGGGGAATTGGCTTACCCAGTAGATTGTATTTTACTAAACCATTATGGCTCTTTCAGACTTACTCTATTTAAAAAGTCTGCTAGAGTAACTTGGCAGGTTTTGCTATAAATACAATGTGCTTGTGTGAGGGGGAAAAATCTGCTAAGTAAGTTTCTGGTGAAACTCCTCACAGTGCAAAGATAATAATTAACTCAGACAAAAATGGCTTAGGCTATAGAAGTGGACAGCTTGCCAAACAACCAGGCTAGTTTTAATATTGTGAggtaaaaaacaaagttttttttttaacctcagtgTGACTGccatcttggaaaaaataatagtagGAGAAAACTTATTCTGGTGTTGACCAAGAGCCTAGAATTTTAATCTGAAGTATTCAGGGTCCacctgttttaaaaaacagcatctGTTGAAGTAACAGGCAGGTGGTAATAATTCAACAGTAGCAATGCTAGTGCCTGCAGGGACATGGGCTATCAGAGCATATGGGTGCTCGTGGCCAAACCTCTTTGGGGAGCAGTGTATTTCACTTAAAACGTTCAGGAACAACAGGGACAAGAATGAACTGTGTAAACCACTTTCGGTATTTAATTCAGTGTCTGATGATTAATGAGACACTTGGATAGAACAGCAGTGAGCTGTGCCAGAACACTCTTAAGTTTGAGCCTGCTAATGGTAAGGTCATTTTTAATGGCTCTGCGCTATTATCTAACGATCTCTGTCCTTTAGGGTgatgttttcctctttaaaatggGATTGCAACATGTGATCAGAGAGTATCCTTTTTacttcccttctgctgctgggAATCTTGCTCTTTTTCCCTACTTTCATGTCTCTGGGTGCATCACCCATCTCATCCTTGTTGGGAATAAGGAGCAGGACTGTAGGGAAAAGAGCACTTGTTACAGGTAGCCTGAGTAAGTTGATCTGTTCAAATCAGCtctaaaaatgcagatttctctAGCTCCACTAGTCAtgacaggagaaaaaacacCAAATCAGGATTAGCATGCAGTGCTTGTCACCTGATTTTACGTATATAATGTTAcatttttcagactgttttcaTATTGtgtgataggaaaaaaaaatcaataaaggCTTAATAAGCTGCAACTTGAACTTAGAATGATTTACGCGAAGTGGAAGTTTAGCTATCACATCTCTTAAACAACAAATGCATTTAAGTTGGCTGCAGATATCTCAGGGACTGTCCAAAGCAGATTTTTGTGCTTTGGCACATGCACGTCCCTGCCTCCACACCCTGTTGCAAGTGGTTTCTTGGAGTTTTTGTCTCCATCCTGTATTAAATAGAAGCTGGTAGCATTGCTCATGCAGCTGAGTAAGCTGCTGCTTCAGATAAACTGCTGCCTGCTATCAATGATCAGAGAAAGAGTGACCACTGCAGAGCTTTGGAAACATACAGAGGCTGATTCTTTAACCAGAACACAACCAAAAAGCAACCTCGACTGCAATGGTAAGGTCCTTACCTAAGGCTTTTAAAGAACAAGAAGGTATCCAAGCAAAAAAATTAGTTGAGGCATTGTTCAGTATGTGTTCTTTATTCCAATTCAAAGTACATTAGAAACAGCACACAGgaccagcagcagctttcatGACAATTCAACCCAACGCACTGCTGTCACGAGGTCATTCAGCTGTACTATTAAAGTAGGTGATTGAAACAAGTCTTCCACTCTACACGCAAGCACTCACTCACCTGCCACTTTAAATAGGTTtccaacagaataaaaatagatacaCCCCAGAATacaaaaagtttaattttaacagtttttttcacTAAAGCCTTTATACAAATTGATAAAAGGGTGCACAATTTCCTAAAATTTTAGGTACATTTTAAATGAGCCTTTTTTTACTTGGTAAAAGGATCCATGTTCCTGTCTTTGAACAGAATATGATGGccaaaattgcaaagaaaattcCTAGTTAAATTTACAATTTATACATTTGTTTTGAAGTGATTCCTGCACTGAGTAGCAGGCTGATGGCTGCTCACGCATGTCCCACTTTCCCAAAAGAACTGCGCACCAAGTTCTAGTTCACAAGCCTAACGTGTCCTGGAAACCGGGCTGGGGGAACAACCCACAAACTTTCAGTTGTGCGCACTAAAATGGTCCCAACTGAACTAAAAGCCCAAACACAGCAGTTGTAAATAACACCACCTCTGGCAAGGATCACCTTGGGGCAAGGGACTGATGACCTGTCTGCTTTGCACTATTAGCACAGTGAAAGTGGAGTGCTTCCCATCTGTGATTTGGCCGAGCAATTTAACTCAAGACTCTGGTACTGAAACATACTGTAACAGGTAAATTTGGTGTTCTAACAGTACTTTTTGGTCAATACAAGctatcatgatttttttttaagccagatAAATATTCTCGTTTCTACTGATCAGTGAAGTCCAGCAGTTCCATGTGTTACTTCATGTGGAGCTTCACAGCAGCATCTTAGAACTGGCACCATCTGCCTAAAAGATGACTAACCCCCACTTCAAAAGACACTAGCATTTTACAGAGGTgaatttattcagaaaattaattagTACAATTCCCTTTACGCTacccctcccttccctccctacCCACCTACAGTTTGGCAAGGTTAAATGCTTCAAATTAACTTCTAGAGTACTTAATCAAGCACTTTCACCACTGCACCGCTTTACTTATAGTGGCCATTCTAACAAATTAAggacaaattaaaacaaaatactgccCAGCAAAAGCAACACAGCACCTGTGTTTGAGAGGATGAGCTACCGCAGACATCCTTTGGACAATCTACTCAAGGAAAAGCAGGGCAAATCCATCAGGAAGCCAGTAATGAGTCTTAAGAGCTCAGGGAGCGCCAAAGAGAATGACATCCTATTTCGTACAAGTTGAGTTTTTAGCCAAAAATCAgctgccttgtttttcttttaatccatGTCCATTATATATTTGGCTGTTGAATTTTAACTGATCATATTTAGGCTGAACTTCATCCCAATTAAAGgcaataaagcatttttttgtttattttagataGTTACATTGTGCCAATTTTTTGGCAAGTGTATTTCTgagaattcaaaatattttcccattttaagGCTAAACTAAGAAATGTTAAAAGCTTCTGTAAACATTGCCTCTTCCTCCCCATAGTTGCACAATTTTAAGTCcaactgcaatttttaaaatgaggtaaTTTTTGTGTACTCGTATCTTAAGAGTCCTTTTCGGGACTAGCTGAGAGGCGTGCCAATCTGAACACTGATC
Coding sequences within:
- the UBXN10 gene encoding UBX domain-containing protein 10, with protein sequence MATAALLNLAPSDHQFPSSTAAAFFWTNATNMHVTRPKSAKGRTRSSFNYSPRVEAYPRRVPSSPPPAAAHELANSRRTSSTKPPFPSGQVSPEEIPELLQQVPLRTSSSLNKYRVLPSIGRKGLGNSAVEIVTEQTSRLKMSRGQEEAPKIKPLSREQGSASMLSETEEPTEEGACVQCPPSAKPGGKTRQENSSLSTFNLEDPSKKEPSLLLAIRSPSGQRFEHHFKPTDSLQTVLAVAEQKTSTKYKHCSVETMEVPRRSFSDLTRSLQECGILHKSVLCILQKEQPEADLLGCEDCSTDPVVPL